In Desulfosediminicola ganghwensis, a single window of DNA contains:
- a CDS encoding AI-2E family transporter: MSNTSPANDLNGPTQSPMQIKYFVLVFFVSIFFLGKVLYPFWSILVLSFLLTNLFRPIHLFFCKVMHQNLASVLTCLLIVAIVFIPIIFFIGSLANEALSLYNWGRDSQVGLKVVSFLQDSEYMMKFQDYMADFGFNFKPQLIIDFVSYVAKKGGLMLYNQASAWAANIMQFVFLFFMMILVIFFLLIDLPKLVEYLVRLSPLPDDEDRLLVSKFEEIANAILKGNGICGLVQGILGGVLFSILGLNSPILWGCIMAILAFLPIFGIGLVLIPAALVIAINGSIGLGIFVFIFYLVLSLSMEYLVKPKLVGSQVKMHTLLVFLSIIGGLSVYGILGIIYGPLIITAFLTLSDIYLKKYDSYIQQT, from the coding sequence ATGAGCAATACTTCACCAGCCAATGATCTGAATGGCCCGACACAGAGCCCGATGCAAATCAAATACTTTGTGCTCGTCTTCTTTGTCTCAATATTTTTCCTGGGAAAAGTGCTCTACCCATTCTGGTCGATACTGGTGCTCTCGTTCCTGCTCACCAATCTTTTTCGACCAATTCACCTGTTTTTCTGCAAGGTGATGCATCAGAACCTGGCCTCGGTGCTCACCTGTCTGCTGATTGTTGCCATCGTTTTCATTCCGATAATATTTTTCATCGGCTCGCTTGCCAACGAAGCGCTCTCGCTCTACAACTGGGGCCGTGACAGCCAGGTTGGGCTGAAAGTTGTCAGTTTCCTGCAGGACAGCGAATATATGATGAAGTTTCAGGATTACATGGCAGACTTCGGATTCAACTTCAAGCCACAGCTGATTATAGATTTCGTCTCCTATGTTGCCAAAAAAGGCGGGCTGATGCTCTATAACCAGGCCAGCGCCTGGGCTGCCAACATCATGCAGTTTGTTTTTTTGTTTTTCATGATGATTTTGGTGATCTTCTTTTTGCTGATCGATCTACCAAAACTCGTTGAGTATCTGGTGCGGCTCTCACCACTGCCTGATGACGAAGACCGGTTGCTGGTATCCAAATTCGAAGAGATCGCCAACGCCATCTTAAAAGGCAACGGCATCTGCGGACTGGTTCAGGGTATCCTGGGTGGTGTGCTTTTCTCCATTCTGGGCCTCAACTCCCCCATCCTCTGGGGTTGTATCATGGCCATTCTCGCCTTTCTGCCAATCTTCGGCATCGGCCTGGTCCTGATCCCCGCCGCCCTGGTTATTGCCATCAACGGCAGCATCGGTCTGGGTATTTTCGTATTCATCTTCTATCTGGTGCTCTCGCTCTCCATGGAATACCTGGTGAAACCAAAGCTTGTCGGCAGCCAGGTCAAGATGCATACCCTGCTGGTCTTTCTCTCTATTATCGGTGGACTGAGCGTATACGGCATACTGGGAATTATCTACGGGCCACTGATTATCACCGCATTTCTGACGCTGTC
- a CDS encoding branched-chain amino acid aminotransferase, which produces MWEDLEVTLEKLADDKSKEKPSQDKLGFGQHFTDHMFLMKWNRENGWHDAKICPYGDFTLDPAAVVFHYGQAIFEGMKAYKGDGGQVYLFRPEDNFERMNSSAIRMCMPRIPVDQVLKSLKALLYLEKNWIPESEGASLYIRPTMIGTEPFLGVRPSAEYYFYIILSPVGAYYSEGFNPTKIYVSDEHVRAVKGGVGNVKTAGNYAASLYTSELAKKEGYTQVLWLDACEHKYIEEVGTSNIFFMIGDELVTPPLEGSILGGITRNSVLKLAESWGVKTVEREIAIDEVLAATEDGSLKEAFGTGTAAVISPVGELFYKDKAYSINNGETGELSRRLFDELQDIQGGRREDPFNWVVRVG; this is translated from the coding sequence ATGTGGGAAGATCTTGAAGTTACACTGGAAAAGTTGGCTGATGATAAAAGTAAGGAAAAACCTTCACAGGACAAGCTGGGCTTTGGCCAGCACTTTACCGATCATATGTTCCTGATGAAGTGGAATCGCGAAAATGGCTGGCATGATGCAAAGATCTGTCCCTACGGCGATTTTACCCTCGATCCTGCCGCGGTGGTTTTCCATTATGGTCAGGCGATTTTTGAAGGCATGAAGGCGTACAAAGGTGATGGTGGCCAGGTATACCTCTTCAGACCCGAAGACAACTTTGAGCGAATGAACTCCTCCGCCATTCGCATGTGTATGCCGCGAATCCCCGTAGATCAGGTTCTGAAATCCCTGAAGGCGTTGCTCTATCTCGAAAAAAACTGGATTCCGGAATCTGAAGGGGCATCTCTCTACATCCGTCCGACCATGATCGGCACCGAGCCGTTTCTCGGTGTACGCCCTTCGGCCGAATACTACTTTTATATCATCTTGAGTCCTGTCGGCGCCTACTATTCCGAAGGTTTCAATCCCACCAAGATCTATGTAAGCGACGAGCATGTACGCGCCGTAAAGGGTGGCGTGGGCAATGTAAAGACCGCCGGTAATTACGCCGCATCGCTCTATACTTCTGAACTTGCCAAGAAAGAAGGATATACCCAGGTACTCTGGCTCGACGCATGTGAGCATAAATATATAGAAGAGGTTGGCACCAGTAATATCTTCTTCATGATCGGTGACGAACTGGTCACTCCACCACTGGAAGGGTCTATTCTCGGCGGCATCACCCGTAACTCGGTACTGAAACTTGCCGAAAGCTGGGGTGTGAAGACCGTTGAGCGCGAGATTGCAATCGATGAAGTTCTGGCGGCAACTGAAGACGGTAGCCTGAAAGAGGCCTTTGGTACCGGCACAGCGGCAGTGATTTCGCCGGTGGGAGAGCTCTTTTATAAGGATAAAGCCTATTCCATCAACAACGGGGAGACGGGCGAACTCTCCAGAAGGCTTTTTGACGAGCTGCAGGATATACAGGGCGGACGCAGAGAAGATCCTTTTAATTGGGTCGTTCGTGTTGGATAG
- the groES gene encoding co-chaperone GroES, producing MKIRPLNDRLLVKRLEEEEKTSGGIIIPDSAKEKPAEGQVVAVGPGKLNDKGERVALQVKEGDLVLFSKYGGTDVKLDGEDFLIMREDDILGVVEQ from the coding sequence ATGAAAATTCGTCCATTGAACGACCGCCTTCTGGTGAAGAGACTGGAAGAAGAAGAGAAGACATCCGGTGGTATCATTATTCCTGACAGCGCGAAAGAGAAGCCGGCTGAGGGCCAGGTAGTAGCGGTAGGCCCAGGCAAATTGAATGACAAAGGCGAAAGAGTGGCACTGCAGGTGAAAGAGGGTGATCTTGTCCTTTTCTCCAAGTATGGCGGTACCGATGTGAAGCTGGATGGTGAGGACTTCCTCATCATGCGCGAAGACGATATTCTTGGTGTTGTTGAGCAGTAA
- the groL gene encoding chaperonin GroEL (60 kDa chaperone family; promotes refolding of misfolded polypeptides especially under stressful conditions; forms two stacked rings of heptamers to form a barrel-shaped 14mer; ends can be capped by GroES; misfolded proteins enter the barrel where they are refolded when GroES binds), translating to MAGKDIKYGVKARESILEGVNTLANAVKVTLGPKGRNVLIEKSFGAPTITKDGVTVAKEIEIENKFENMGAQMVKEVASKTSDVAGDGTTTATVLAQAIYTEGVKLVAAGGNPMEIKRGIDKGVAVVVEELAKIATPTKEQKEIAQVGTISANSDETIGNIIAEAMDKVGKEGVITVEEAKSMETTLDVVEGMQFDRGYLSPYFVTDPDRMEVAMDDPYILLVEKKVSNMKDLLPCLESVAKMGKGLMIIAEDVDGEALATLVVNKLRGTLNVAAVKAPGFGDRRKAMLEDIAILTGGQVITEDLGIKLENVTINDLGTAKRIVVDKDNTTIVDGAGDPAKLQARVKQIRTQIEDTTSDYDREKLQERLAKLIGGVAVINVGAATEIEMKEKKARVEDALNATRAAVEEGVVPGGGVAYIRCLAALAAIELEGEQNLGKNILLRALEEPVRQIASNAGAEGSVIVEHVKGQEGPMGFNAATEKYEDLIAAGVIDPAKVTRTALQNAASVSGMLLTTECVIADKPEEPGAGGMPPMPGGMGGMGGMGGMM from the coding sequence ATGGCTGGAAAAGACATTAAATACGGTGTGAAAGCCCGTGAGTCAATCCTTGAGGGTGTAAACACTCTCGCCAACGCAGTTAAGGTTACCCTCGGACCGAAAGGCCGTAACGTACTGATCGAGAAATCTTTCGGTGCTCCTACCATCACCAAAGATGGTGTAACTGTTGCTAAAGAAATCGAGATCGAGAACAAGTTCGAGAACATGGGCGCACAGATGGTTAAGGAAGTTGCTTCCAAGACCTCTGACGTTGCTGGTGACGGTACCACCACCGCTACCGTTCTCGCTCAGGCGATCTACACCGAAGGTGTCAAGCTGGTAGCTGCCGGCGGCAACCCAATGGAGATCAAGCGCGGTATCGATAAAGGTGTTGCGGTTGTAGTTGAAGAGCTCGCCAAGATCGCTACCCCGACCAAAGAGCAGAAAGAGATCGCTCAGGTTGGTACCATCTCTGCTAACAGCGACGAGACCATCGGTAACATCATCGCCGAGGCTATGGACAAAGTTGGTAAAGAGGGTGTTATCACCGTCGAGGAAGCCAAGTCCATGGAGACCACTCTCGATGTAGTTGAGGGTATGCAGTTTGATCGCGGTTACCTTTCTCCGTACTTCGTGACCGATCCGGATCGTATGGAAGTTGCTATGGACGACCCATACATCCTCCTCGTTGAGAAGAAAGTTTCCAACATGAAAGACCTCCTCCCATGTCTTGAGTCTGTTGCCAAGATGGGTAAAGGTCTGATGATCATCGCTGAAGATGTAGACGGCGAAGCACTCGCAACTCTCGTTGTGAACAAGCTCCGTGGTACCCTGAACGTTGCTGCTGTTAAAGCTCCAGGCTTTGGCGATCGTCGTAAGGCAATGCTCGAGGACATCGCTATCCTCACCGGTGGCCAGGTAATCACCGAAGACCTCGGCATCAAGCTTGAGAACGTAACCATCAACGACCTTGGCACCGCTAAGCGCATCGTTGTAGACAAAGACAACACCACCATCGTAGACGGTGCCGGCGATCCTGCTAAGCTCCAAGCTCGTGTTAAGCAGATCCGCACCCAGATCGAGGACACCACCTCTGACTACGATCGTGAGAAGCTCCAGGAGCGTCTTGCCAAGCTGATCGGCGGTGTTGCTGTAATCAATGTTGGTGCTGCCACCGAGATTGAGATGAAAGAGAAGAAGGCTCGTGTTGAGGATGCACTCAACGCTACCCGCGCTGCCGTAGAGGAAGGTGTTGTTCCTGGTGGTGGTGTTGCTTACATCCGTTGCCTCGCTGCTCTTGCTGCTATCGAGCTCGAAGGTGAGCAGAATCTCGGTAAGAACATCCTGCTCCGCGCTCTCGAAGAGCCGGTACGCCAGATCGCTTCCAACGCTGGTGCCGAGGGTTCCGTAATCGTTGAGCACGTAAAAGGCCAGGAAGGCCCAATGGGCTTCAACGCTGCTACAGAAAAATACGAAGACCTCATCGCAGCCGGTGTTATCGATCCTGCTAAAGTTACCCGTACTGCACTGCAGAACGCTGCTTCCGTTTCCGGTATGCTGCTCACCACCGAGTGTGTGATTGCAGACAAGCCAGAAGAGCCAGGTGCTGGCGGAATGCCACCAATGCCAGGCGGCATGGGTGGAATGGGCGGCATGGGCGGCATGATGTAA
- a CDS encoding DUF3427 domain-containing protein, producing MSGLPVGIYEKLLDEELKELLDRNPDLKPVLRKIDDEESPQIYAQFLGNLVGKALQVTKKDKRTEIVNRLIELLSETDGLDYILRHTLLRDDKNLLTEVRNSERGLVRPVTPLSSSALLTGQGIDPPLEHELRAEMLTADRVDILISFIKWSGLRLLMPAFDRLTKENIPVRIISTSYMGASDPAALEWLAQQGNVEIKVSYDTGGTRLHAKAYHFVRKSGFSTAYIGSANMSHSAMTQGLEWTVKITAQDMPHILNRFIADFSAYWESPEFELYTEQQFVRFRKAINSYKQREIGSTQFFADITPRPFQERILEALEAARQNGSMRNLVVAATGTGKTVVSALDYKRHAEQVGKKERLLFVVHRKEILEQAMGCFRTVLRDQNFGELLVNGQEPTEWEHVFASIQSLRTKKPWLSLGADHFRFVIVDEAHHGAASSYLPLFNLLNPHILLGLTATPERMDGSPILPDFGGHFAAEIRLPEALEEKLLCPFHYFGVSDNIDLDEERFWKNGKYDQRELEKVYTGDDIRAKQRVDLVLQAIRKYQPELEGVRAVGFCSGTQHAKYMAEHFKKAGITASVLLGTTGKEERASRLKEFREGHIQFLFAVDVLSEGVDVPEINMVLFLRPTESLTVFLQQLGRGLRHAPNKDCLTVLDFVGQTHRKYRLDTKYGALLSRKRQRIDREIEHDFPNLPSGCSIIFERVARETVLKNIKFALRDLKNFIPEVIQTWDRHSAKPLTFGNFIEETCLSPIEVLRKRTWSEWKALAKGQSALEDPDLVKARKGLLRLALRSDPNLLDSVKTLAKENRVLEPDGPYATSRKTALHYLFWGQKADVAGVDSLEDSMAKWSRNTTVAADAAEIAEWRLQNQPYPFTNIKLPFPCDLKLHAAYGSHEIKAALGLNSFQKPGPTGVGVMHNIELKVYVHLVTFRKVEQDFSPTTLYKDYPISRTLMHWESQSTATQKTATGQNYIHIRERGYTVLFFARVEKQIEGETAPFVYLGPAAKLISYEGERPISMVWELEYPMPAAMFEEARP from the coding sequence ATGAGTGGCTTGCCAGTTGGTATTTATGAGAAGCTCTTAGATGAAGAATTGAAAGAGTTGCTTGATCGGAATCCTGATCTGAAGCCTGTTCTTCGCAAGATTGATGATGAAGAATCTCCTCAAATCTATGCTCAATTCTTAGGAAACCTTGTGGGCAAGGCTCTTCAAGTCACGAAGAAGGATAAGCGAACCGAAATCGTAAATAGATTGATAGAGTTACTGTCTGAGACGGATGGCCTAGATTATATTCTGCGACATACATTGCTTCGAGACGATAAGAACCTACTAACCGAAGTACGGAATTCTGAGAGGGGCCTTGTTCGGCCAGTGACTCCGCTTTCTTCCAGCGCACTGCTAACGGGACAGGGTATTGATCCGCCTTTGGAGCATGAGTTGCGAGCGGAAATGTTGACGGCTGATCGAGTGGACATACTGATATCCTTTATTAAATGGTCAGGGCTTCGTCTGTTGATGCCTGCTTTTGATCGCCTGACCAAAGAGAACATTCCGGTTCGTATTATTTCAACCAGTTATATGGGCGCAAGTGATCCGGCGGCGCTTGAATGGTTGGCTCAGCAGGGGAACGTTGAGATCAAAGTTTCTTATGATACAGGCGGAACGCGTCTTCACGCGAAAGCTTATCACTTTGTTCGTAAGAGTGGTTTTTCCACTGCCTATATAGGTTCGGCCAATATGTCCCATTCTGCGATGACACAAGGCCTGGAGTGGACGGTTAAAATTACAGCACAGGATATGCCGCATATCTTAAACAGATTCATTGCCGATTTTTCAGCCTATTGGGAAAGTCCAGAATTTGAGTTGTATACAGAGCAACAGTTTGTGCGATTTCGTAAGGCGATTAACAGCTACAAACAGCGTGAAATTGGAAGCACACAATTTTTTGCAGATATTACTCCGCGACCTTTTCAAGAACGAATATTAGAGGCATTGGAAGCTGCTCGTCAAAATGGTTCGATGCGAAACCTGGTTGTCGCGGCAACAGGCACGGGAAAAACTGTGGTATCAGCCTTGGACTATAAGCGGCATGCTGAGCAAGTAGGGAAGAAGGAACGATTACTTTTTGTGGTTCATAGAAAAGAAATCCTCGAACAGGCCATGGGATGCTTCCGTACTGTATTACGTGATCAGAATTTTGGAGAGCTTTTGGTTAATGGTCAAGAGCCGACAGAATGGGAACATGTATTTGCCTCGATTCAGAGCCTTCGGACCAAAAAGCCATGGCTGTCTTTAGGTGCAGATCATTTTCGTTTTGTAATCGTCGATGAGGCTCACCACGGGGCTGCTTCGAGCTACCTCCCCCTCTTCAATCTTCTAAATCCGCATATTTTACTAGGGTTAACTGCAACTCCCGAACGCATGGATGGCTCCCCAATTTTGCCTGATTTTGGTGGCCATTTTGCTGCAGAGATTCGCTTGCCAGAGGCTCTGGAAGAAAAGCTCCTGTGTCCGTTCCACTATTTTGGTGTGTCAGACAACATTGATTTGGACGAAGAGCGTTTCTGGAAAAATGGCAAGTACGATCAGCGGGAATTGGAAAAGGTATATACAGGGGATGACATTCGGGCAAAACAACGTGTGGATCTTGTGCTACAGGCTATACGTAAATACCAACCCGAACTCGAAGGTGTTCGGGCAGTTGGTTTTTGCTCCGGAACTCAACATGCAAAGTATATGGCTGAACATTTTAAGAAAGCCGGTATAACCGCCAGTGTACTGTTAGGTACGACCGGCAAGGAGGAGCGTGCTTCACGGTTAAAAGAGTTTCGGGAAGGACACATTCAATTCCTTTTTGCAGTTGATGTATTGAGTGAAGGTGTAGACGTTCCCGAAATCAATATGGTTCTCTTTTTGAGGCCAACGGAGAGCCTGACAGTTTTCTTACAACAGTTGGGCCGTGGATTACGTCATGCTCCGAATAAAGACTGTTTAACGGTTCTTGACTTTGTTGGTCAAACCCATCGCAAGTATCGTTTAGACACGAAGTATGGGGCTTTACTGTCTAGAAAAAGACAGCGGATTGATCGTGAAATTGAACATGATTTCCCAAATCTGCCTTCTGGATGCAGTATCATTTTTGAGCGGGTTGCGCGCGAAACAGTGCTCAAGAACATTAAGTTTGCCTTAAGAGATTTGAAGAACTTTATTCCGGAGGTCATTCAGACATGGGACAGACATTCAGCAAAGCCGTTAACCTTCGGAAATTTTATCGAGGAGACCTGCTTGTCTCCGATCGAGGTGTTGCGAAAACGTACATGGTCTGAATGGAAAGCTCTGGCAAAAGGGCAATCTGCGCTGGAAGACCCTGACCTTGTAAAGGCAAGAAAAGGATTGCTGCGATTAGCATTACGGTCAGATCCGAATCTGTTGGATTCGGTGAAGACACTCGCAAAGGAAAATAGGGTACTAGAGCCGGATGGGCCGTATGCAACATCCCGAAAAACAGCTCTACATTATCTTTTTTGGGGACAAAAAGCAGACGTGGCAGGTGTTGATAGCCTCGAAGATTCTATGGCGAAGTGGTCAAGAAATACCACCGTAGCTGCTGATGCAGCGGAAATCGCAGAGTGGCGTCTTCAGAATCAGCCGTATCCATTCACCAACATCAAGCTCCCGTTTCCCTGCGATCTGAAGTTGCATGCGGCATATGGTTCTCATGAGATAAAAGCAGCTTTGGGGTTGAACAGTTTTCAGAAACCCGGACCCACAGGAGTGGGGGTGATGCACAATATCGAACTTAAAGTTTATGTTCACTTGGTCACTTTTAGGAAGGTCGAGCAGGATTTCTCACCAACGACTCTCTACAAAGATTATCCGATCAGCAGAACCCTTATGCATTGGGAAAGCCAGTCCACTGCCACTCAGAAAACTGCCACCGGTCAGAATTATATCCACATCAGGGAACGAGGCTATACCGTTTTGTTTTTTGCTCGTGTAGAGAAACAGATTGAGGGTGAGACCGCTCCGTTTGTTTACTTGGGGCCTGCAGCTAAATTGATTTCTTATGAAGGAGAGCGCCCCATAAGTATGGTTTGGGAGTTGGAATATCCGATGCCTGCAGCTATGTTTGAAGAGGCTAGGCCTTAA
- a CDS encoding HNH endonuclease: protein MTCSTLDTYLQAITNLRVDKNKKSWADYTYHCSPYKPFLLLSILDHIASGIITRNFIEPSFELAETFQSYIELLPPTGRKASMALPFYHLERSGFWHMLPREGEVHHTGRSINSVAQLRKIYLAVKLDEDLFKLLQMETSREKIRLAIVEKYFQPPFRAPLVQHALVNQAAKFYSNLLLTTELEVNYRSKDTPPELQYKVRNYGFRQAIVKIYTHRCALCGIKMQTPEGHTVVDAAHIIPWRESQNDNPTNGLALCKLCHWSFDEGLMSVDDKYHVMVSRAVMKDTNLPGHILTLSNRLMFRPQESQNWPSMESFDWHRKKIFRKER, encoded by the coding sequence ATGACATGCAGCACACTCGACACGTATCTGCAGGCGATTACCAACCTACGGGTTGATAAGAATAAAAAATCATGGGCCGATTACACCTATCATTGCTCGCCATACAAACCATTTCTGCTGCTTTCGATACTTGATCATATCGCATCCGGTATCATCACCCGCAATTTTATAGAACCTTCTTTTGAACTGGCTGAAACCTTTCAAAGCTATATCGAATTGCTGCCTCCCACTGGTCGCAAAGCCAGCATGGCACTGCCCTTTTATCATCTTGAGCGCTCTGGCTTCTGGCATATGTTGCCAAGAGAAGGTGAAGTTCATCATACCGGCAGATCAATCAATTCAGTGGCGCAACTCCGAAAAATTTATCTGGCCGTAAAGCTTGATGAGGACCTGTTTAAACTTCTCCAGATGGAGACGAGCCGGGAGAAAATCCGTTTAGCCATAGTAGAGAAATATTTTCAGCCACCCTTCAGGGCTCCACTCGTACAGCATGCCCTTGTTAACCAAGCAGCAAAATTCTATTCAAACTTGCTTCTTACAACAGAGTTGGAAGTAAATTATCGCTCTAAAGACACACCACCAGAATTACAATACAAAGTTCGCAACTATGGCTTCAGGCAAGCCATAGTGAAGATCTACACCCACCGCTGCGCGTTATGCGGGATAAAAATGCAAACACCCGAAGGACATACTGTCGTTGATGCCGCCCACATAATTCCCTGGAGGGAAAGTCAGAATGATAACCCAACCAACGGTCTTGCCCTGTGCAAACTCTGCCATTGGTCCTTTGATGAGGGATTAATGTCGGTGGATGATAAATACCACGTAATGGTATCCAGGGCGGTGATGAAAGACACCAACCTACCGGGCCATATACTGACACTTTCAAACAGATTGATGTTTCGGCCCCAAGAGAGTCAAAACTGGCCTTCTATGGAGAGTTTTGACTGGCATAGGAAGAAGATATTTCGAAAGGAACGGTGA
- a CDS encoding GAF and ANTAR domain-containing protein — protein sequence MNTSSQHTYDHYVKALMDISQAITSDVFLEDLFKLIVMVTAKVTDVEICSLWLVDENENPPLIKLKATQSFEPEYVKDRALRLHEGVVGYVLSTQRPYVIDDVKNHDKFKEKEMANSLGLVSMVSIPLQGKEDKVIGVLNCFTSQPHEFSETDINMLSAVASQAAVAIHNTELIIKTRVIEQELQTRKHIERGKEILMDRRRMNGEEAYRWIQKRSMDTRKSMLEIAEALILSEAL from the coding sequence ATGAACACATCTAGTCAACACACCTATGATCACTACGTAAAAGCTCTGATGGATATAAGCCAAGCAATCACCTCTGATGTATTTTTAGAGGATTTGTTCAAGCTCATAGTAATGGTAACCGCCAAGGTCACAGACGTTGAGATATGTTCGCTATGGCTTGTTGATGAAAACGAGAATCCTCCCCTTATCAAATTAAAGGCCACTCAGTCCTTTGAGCCGGAATATGTAAAGGACAGGGCGTTGCGACTTCATGAAGGCGTAGTTGGATATGTGCTTTCTACTCAGCGTCCCTATGTGATTGATGATGTGAAGAATCATGACAAATTCAAGGAAAAAGAGATGGCCAACAGCCTGGGCCTGGTCTCAATGGTGAGCATTCCATTGCAGGGCAAGGAAGACAAAGTTATAGGTGTACTTAACTGCTTTACCAGCCAGCCCCATGAATTTTCTGAAACTGATATCAATATGCTCAGCGCAGTCGCGAGTCAGGCGGCAGTTGCCATCCACAACACTGAACTTATAATAAAAACAAGGGTTATTGAACAGGAACTCCAGACCAGGAAGCATATCGAACGGGGAAAAGAAATTCTGATGGACCGTCGCCGAATGAACGGCGAAGAAGCATATCGCTGGATTCAGAAACGAAGCATGGATACCCGTAAATCTATGCTGGAAATTGCTGAAGCGTTGATCTTGTCGGAAGCTTTATAA
- a CDS encoding glutamate synthase-related protein — MIQWPKNNDALGTVNRGNPCESGLCTLCTSDCKGKCETWMSSLRGRKILYPRNFGKITSGSSNVTSLGLGYHSLRIQGYAYGSSGLSEGMTKDADDCVFPNVNTETVFGNEVKVKCRVPIMTGALGSTFIATKYWNSFATGAAICGFPIVIGENVVGVDKESKLGGGKISSAPELDRRIDIFKRYDDGHGAIFVQLNVEDTRNGVAEYVINKYGDDVIIELKWGQGAKVIGGEIQVKSINYALFLKERGYVVDPDPSDPSVQAAFERRAITAFARHSRLGATELDTVGEVRESFMKSVDYLRGLGFKRISLKTGSYGMEALAMAIRYSADAKLDLLTIDGSGGGTGMSPWNMMEHWGVPSLALHAKVYDYCKILDDQGIKVPDISLAGGFAREDHIFKALALGAPYTKLVCMGRAPMIPGYLGSNIEGTFYPERRTEINGNWDELPQTVKSFGKYPEEIFSAWEDVKQKVGADEMKNIPFGAVAIAGYVDKLSCGLQQLMAGVRKFNLSEITRDELFSANRETESETGIPFLTEAQKESAERILKG, encoded by the coding sequence ATGATTCAATGGCCCAAAAACAATGACGCTCTCGGTACTGTGAACAGAGGCAATCCCTGCGAATCCGGATTGTGCACTCTTTGTACCTCTGACTGCAAAGGCAAGTGTGAAACCTGGATGTCTTCCTTAAGAGGTCGTAAGATCCTCTATCCCAGAAATTTCGGTAAAATTACTTCTGGATCAAGCAATGTAACCTCTCTTGGCCTAGGGTATCATTCCCTTAGGATTCAGGGGTATGCATATGGGTCCAGTGGGTTAAGCGAAGGGATGACCAAAGATGCTGATGACTGCGTTTTCCCCAACGTCAATACCGAAACGGTTTTCGGCAATGAGGTTAAGGTGAAATGCCGTGTTCCCATTATGACTGGTGCTTTAGGTTCAACTTTTATAGCTACAAAATATTGGAATTCATTTGCAACTGGTGCTGCCATTTGTGGATTTCCCATTGTTATCGGTGAGAATGTTGTCGGTGTTGATAAAGAATCAAAATTAGGTGGGGGAAAAATATCCTCAGCGCCTGAATTGGATAGACGCATCGACATATTTAAACGTTATGATGATGGCCATGGAGCTATTTTCGTTCAACTCAATGTTGAAGATACCCGAAATGGGGTAGCGGAATATGTCATTAACAAATATGGAGATGACGTAATAATCGAGCTCAAGTGGGGACAAGGCGCCAAGGTTATCGGAGGTGAAATTCAGGTCAAATCAATTAATTATGCGCTCTTTCTTAAAGAGCGGGGGTATGTTGTCGATCCCGATCCGTCAGACCCTAGCGTACAGGCTGCCTTTGAGCGTCGTGCCATTACCGCCTTTGCCAGACATAGCAGGCTTGGGGCTACCGAGTTGGATACCGTAGGTGAAGTACGCGAATCCTTTATGAAATCAGTTGATTATCTAAGAGGTCTTGGGTTCAAGAGAATCTCATTAAAAACAGGATCATACGGGATGGAGGCACTAGCAATGGCCATTCGATATTCTGCGGATGCCAAACTTGACCTACTGACCATTGATGGTTCTGGTGGCGGGACTGGCATGAGTCCGTGGAATATGATGGAACACTGGGGGGTTCCCTCCCTGGCTCTGCATGCCAAAGTCTATGATTATTGTAAGATTCTTGATGATCAAGGTATCAAGGTACCAGATATCTCCTTAGCAGGTGGTTTTGCCCGTGAGGATCATATTTTTAAAGCTCTTGCTTTAGGCGCACCGTATACAAAACTGGTTTGTATGGGCCGTGCACCAATGATTCCTGGATACCTAGGTAGTAACATTGAAGGAACTTTTTACCCTGAGAGAAGAACGGAAATAAATGGAAATTGGGACGAACTGCCGCAAACCGTAAAAAGCTTTGGCAAGTATCCAGAAGAGATCTTTTCGGCCTGGGAGGATGTAAAACAAAAAGTTGGCGCTGATGAAATGAAGAATATACCTTTTGGTGCAGTGGCCATAGCAGGCTATGTTGATAAGCTCTCTTGCGGCCTGCAGCAGTTGATGGCAGGTGTACGAAAATTCAATTTATCAGAGATTACGAGGGATGAATTGTTTAGTGCTAACCGTGAGACAGAAAGTGAAACCGGCATTCCGTTCCTGACGGAAGCTCAAAAAGAATCTGCTGAGAGAATTCTCAAAGGATAA